CCGTCTAATACTAGTGGTTCCACTGCAATCCCTCCTGATAGTAGTAAAAAAAGACAAGGGTATCCCTTGCCTTCTGCCCAGGCGAACGGCTAATGGCTCATGTTTTGTAAAATTCGCAGCTCCCTTGTGGTTGATTCCACATTTTCGCCAGTCACTGCTCTAATTATCTTCAAACCCATTATAACACGAATATAAAATAGATTTCCAGTATTAATGTTCGTGTTTTTTGTTAGGATACATCAAAAGGCTGAGAGTGTGCTACATCTAATTTTCTATAAGTTTCAACCCCGAATAGACGATTTTTTGCCTTTAATTATTTCATACAATTTGAATAACAAGAGAAATGAAAGGGGTATGGAATATGTTCAAACATAAAGTCGTCATGATAACGGGTGCTTCAAAGGGACTGGGGAAGGCTTTGGCCATGAAGTTTGCTGAAGAAGGAGCAAAGGTGGCCATCTGTGCGAGGAATGCCGGTCCACTAAAGGAAGTTGAGGAAGAGCTGAAAGTATTGGGAGCTGAAGTTGTGGCACTGGAGGCCGATGTTTCGAATGCCCGGGATGTTGATCGCTTCGTGTCGGTAACGGAGGAAGTGTGGGGAAGCGTGGATGTTCTGATAAATAATGCTTCTGTTTTTGGACCGGGTCCACGCCTGTTGGCGGATTATCCAGAGGCGGAGTTTATGGAGGTGCTCAGAATCAATACGTTAAACCCATTTTTAGTAACGAAGCGGGTTCTTCCCGGTATGATCAGCAGGGGGACGGGGTCCATCATAAATGTAACGTCAGAAGCGGGCCAAACAGGGTTCAGCGAATGGGGAGCGTACGGAATTTCAAAATTCGCGGTAGAAGGAATGACTCAGACGTGGGCTGACGAGCTGGATGGGACAGGTGTGCGGGTGAATATGGTGGATCCGGGTGAGATGGACACGGAAATGCACGACAAGGCTGTACCCGAATGTGATTATCCCCTTGCGAATCCACACGATCACCTTGATGTTTTTCTTTACCTCGCATCTGATGCTTCGACAATGGAAAATGGTCAGAGATTTGAAGCACAGGAATATCAAGGGAAAGCGAGGGAGGAGGCATGAATGAACGTTCCTTTCAAATTCCTTCCCGTTTGAACGCGACGACACCCATCGAGCTTCAGGGGCTTGAGAGGGATGATGTAAAGCTGATGGTGCTGAACCGTGAGACCGGTAAGTGTGAGCATACAGTATTTAAAAACCTGTCTGACTTTTTACATGAGGGGGATGTGCTTGTTTTTAATAACAGCAGAACCCTTCCCGCTTCACTCAAAGGGAAGCAGGGAAATCGCAATGTCCTTGTTCACCTTTCCAGGAAACGAAGCGGTAACAAGTGGGATGCCCTCATCCTTGGAGACTTCCATCAAGCGGGGGAACCGATTGATTTTCCAGGGGGTGTATCAGGGCGTATAAAGGGTCAAGGGAGTGAAAGCCCCCTTGTACAGCTGGAGTTCAACAAGGGTGGCAGTGAACTGATGGACTTCATTTTCAAATACGGTGAGCCCATTCGTTACGAATACATCACTGAGCCCTGGCCCCTGGATTATTACCAGAATGTGTATGGGTCGGTACCGGGTTCCGTGGAAATGGCATCTGCCGGAAGGGCTTTTACATGGAGGTTATTACGAGCCTTAAAGGAAAGAGGGGTGGGCATTGCGTTCATCCAGCTCCACGCAGGCTTGAGTTACTATGGAAATGATCGCTGGCCGATGCCGGAGCACCATCCCGAGGACTATCAGGTGAGTTCCGAAGCGGTTAAAGAGATCCTCCACGCAAAGGATCGGGGGAAGAGGGTCATCGCAGTGGGGACGACGGTTGTACGGGCACTTGAGACGGTCATGACTCAGTACGGGCAGCTGCAGCCTGCTGAAGGCATCACAAATTTGTATATATCCGGCGATACACCCCTCCAAATTGTAGACGGCCTCATTACAGGGCTGCACGAACCGGAAGCGAGTCATTTGAATCTCTTAAAGGCGTTCATGTCCGAGGACAAATTGCGCCATGCCTATCAAACGGCCCTGGCAAAGAACTATCAATGGCATGAATTCGGGGATATGAATATCATTTTGTAAGGAGAATGGGTATGAGACTTCATCATATTGGGATGAATGTAAAGAGCCTGGAGAGGTCGAAGGAGTTCTATCAATCCCACTTTGGGTTTGCGGAAGAAATGGTTTTTAATTGGGGAAGTGAGAACATCCTGTTTTTGAAAAAGGGAGATTGCCGGTTGGAGCTCATAGAGGAGTCTGGAGATGGTGAGGGCTCAGCATGTGCATTCCTTCATCTAGCATTGGAAGCCGACGACCTTGTAAAGGAAGTTGGATTCGTAAAGGAAAAGGGGTTGATGCCTGTGGAAGGCCCCCTTCTTCTTGAAAATGGATGGAAAGTGGCTTTTTTCTTGGGTCCCGATGGAGAAATCATTGAGTTGATTGAAGAGTAGAGGATGGTTTATCTCTTATCACTGTTTTTGACAAGGCTGGTCTTTGTGAATCCGGCCGATTTGTCGGATAATACATCCGTTTTACGTGAAAATCCAGCGGAAATAGTGACGAAACCAGCCGTTTTTTACAAAAATCCAGCCGGAATCCAAAGAAATCCAGCTGATTAACAATATATGTAAAAATACACACCGTTCAACAACTCACACCATGCACCCTTATCCCTACCAAACCCATAGGCTTTATGAAATTTTTTTGTCCGGCATTCTGTGATACAGTTATCCGGGTAATAAATGAACTGACTATGGTGTAGGAAGGGATTTTCATGAATAAAGAAAAGAGTTTACGCTGGTCGTTTTTCTTTGTGGGACTGCTCGTGCTGTCGTTTGGCATCAGCTTGACGATCAAGGGGAAAGACCTTGGGATCGGACCTTGGGATGTATTCCATTATGGGTTATTCAAGCAACTGGGTCTGACGATCGGGACGTGGTCCATCATTGTGGGCTTCATCATCCTGTTTGTGACAGGGGTTGGGACCAGGTCATTTCCTAAAGCCGGTGCTTTTATCAATATGCTGTTAATTGGTATTTTCATAGATGTATTCAATTTTATCCTGCCTGATCCTCATTCCCTCGTGGCTCAAACCATCATGTTTGCCATTGGGATCGTGGTGATCGGATATGGAATCGGTCTGTACGTATCAGCGGACCTCGGAGCGGGACCGCGGGATAGTCTCATGCTGCTGGTCGTTGAGAAAACGGGTTGGAAAGTTCAATGGGTTCGGAATGGAATGGAAATCATCGTGTTCTTCTTCGGGTGGTTATTGGGTGGTCCTGTCGGGATCGGTACCGTGATCATCGCCTTGGGACTCGGTTCCATCGTTGGATTTTCATTGCCTCAAAGCAAAAAGCTGCTTCACTTTCTCATTGCAAGACAGATGACAAAACGAGACAATCCTTTAGCAAGCTAAGGGTTGTCTTTTTTTACAGTCTAAAAGGGATTTCAAACGATCATCCAGAAGTATGAATAGAGTTCTGGTATTCGGGATCTATTATGTGAAGAGGAATGGGTGGGAGTATGAAAGAGCTTGTAGACTATTGTTATCTCTGTCAAAAGCCCCTCTATTGTTTGGACGGTTTCTTTAACGGTGTTCAAAAGGGGGATGGAAAGAGCTGTTGTTTTGAATGTGAGGAACGGAGTCAAAAGGAGGAGACGATACATGAATAATGAGTATGCTGATAAACTGATTGCCCTATTGAAAGATCATCAAAACAATGAAAACCGGGAAGCCATGGAAGCTTATATGAGAAATCAATTTGAGTTCTTTGGCATCAGGAGTCCGGAACGCACTGTCTTGCTCCGTGATTTTCTGAAGGAGAACGGTAAGCCGCCTATTGAAGAATTGCCTGATATTGTCCGTTCTCTCTGGTCCCGGCCTCAGCGGGAATGTCAATACGCCGCTCTCGGCCTGATCGATAAACAATCAAGATACTTAACAAAAGACCATCTTCCCCTTTTGGAAGAAATGATCGTAACGAAATCCTGGTGGGATACAATTGATCATATCGCACCCAATCATGTAGGGAAAATCTATCAAAAAGAAGAAGATGACACATACTTAGAGAAATGGATTCAATCGGATAATATGTGGTTGAACCGCATTATCATACTCTATCAATTGAAGTATAAAGACAAAACCGATGAGGCGCGCCTTTTCAGATATATCGAAATGCATCGTCAATCGAAGGAATTTTTTATCCAGAAGGCCATCGGCTGGGCCCTGAGGGAGTATTCCAAAACGAATCCCGAATCGGTGGAACGTTTCATCGCTTCAGAGGAGCTGGCTCCACTTAGCATACGGGAAGGGTTGAAGCATGTGAATCGAAAAGCTAAGGTGGAGAAAACGGTAAAGTAGCAAGGGGTCATGAAAAGAGATAAGGGAAAATTCCTATTTATTTTTCAGGTATTCACCCGGGCCCCAATCTGGTATAAAGTAAAGAAAGATAGATTCGAGAGGGGCATTGGGATATGAATTGGAATGATTGCATCGAGAGAACGAATACACACTCCGTCAAATGGTCGTTTCCAAAAGGGGATGTGATCCCTATGTGTATAGCAGATATGGACTTCCAGGTTTCTTCTGCCATTGTGGAAGCAATGAACAAGAAGGCCCGGCACGGCATTTACGGCTATACGACATTTAGCGATCGATACTTTGAGTCCATTATGTCATGGTGGAAAAGACGTTTCCATATGGATATTGAGAAAGAGTGGATCAGTTTCAGTCCCGGGATCATTCCCGGAATCAATGTACTGCTGTCCGTGCTGACTGAGCCTGGAGACGGCGTCATCATTCAGGATCCGGTTTATTATCCTTTCTATAGCACGATTGAGAATCACGGCTGTTCGGTGGTGAAGAATACGTTACTCTATAAAGATGGCGTGTATTCCATCGATTTCGACGATCTGGAAGAGAAAGCAAGCCGGTCAAGAACCAAGATCCTTATCCTTTGCAGCCCGCATAATCCTGTCGGTCGGGTGTGGACGGATGAGGAACTGTTGAAAATCGGTGATATCGCCAAACGTCATGATTTATGGATCATCTCTGACGAAATGCACGGTGATTTAGTGTACGAAGGATTTGAACATATTCCTCTCTTTAAAGTGGATGAGAGTCTGCTTAAGAGAAGCATAGTATGTGCCGCTCCAAGTAAAACGTTTAACATAGCCGGGCTACAAACCTCCATCCTCCTTATCCCGAATGAAGAGGTAAGGGAAAGGTATCAGGACAAGCTCACCGGCTTTGGACTGATGCGCCCGAATGTGTTCGGGATCGAGGGAACCATCGCGGCTTATGAGGAAGGGGAACCGTGGCTGAATGAGCTCCTGATGGTATTGGAAGAGAATAAACAGTATGTGCATAACTATCTGGAACAGCATCTGCCGGAACTCCGGGCCATCCAGCCACAG
The DNA window shown above is from Rossellomorea vietnamensis and carries:
- a CDS encoding SDR family NAD(P)-dependent oxidoreductase: MFKHKVVMITGASKGLGKALAMKFAEEGAKVAICARNAGPLKEVEEELKVLGAEVVALEADVSNARDVDRFVSVTEEVWGSVDVLINNASVFGPGPRLLADYPEAEFMEVLRINTLNPFLVTKRVLPGMISRGTGSIINVTSEAGQTGFSEWGAYGISKFAVEGMTQTWADELDGTGVRVNMVDPGEMDTEMHDKAVPECDYPLANPHDHLDVFLYLASDASTMENGQRFEAQEYQGKAREEA
- a CDS encoding S-adenosylmethionine:tRNA ribosyltransferase-isomerase codes for the protein MNERSFQIPSRLNATTPIELQGLERDDVKLMVLNRETGKCEHTVFKNLSDFLHEGDVLVFNNSRTLPASLKGKQGNRNVLVHLSRKRSGNKWDALILGDFHQAGEPIDFPGGVSGRIKGQGSESPLVQLEFNKGGSELMDFIFKYGEPIRYEYITEPWPLDYYQNVYGSVPGSVEMASAGRAFTWRLLRALKERGVGIAFIQLHAGLSYYGNDRWPMPEHHPEDYQVSSEAVKEILHAKDRGKRVIAVGTTVVRALETVMTQYGQLQPAEGITNLYISGDTPLQIVDGLITGLHEPEASHLNLLKAFMSEDKLRHAYQTALAKNYQWHEFGDMNIIL
- a CDS encoding VOC family protein → MRLHHIGMNVKSLERSKEFYQSHFGFAEEMVFNWGSENILFLKKGDCRLELIEESGDGEGSACAFLHLALEADDLVKEVGFVKEKGLMPVEGPLLLENGWKVAFFLGPDGEIIELIEE
- a CDS encoding YczE/YyaS/YitT family protein, with amino-acid sequence MNKEKSLRWSFFFVGLLVLSFGISLTIKGKDLGIGPWDVFHYGLFKQLGLTIGTWSIIVGFIILFVTGVGTRSFPKAGAFINMLLIGIFIDVFNFILPDPHSLVAQTIMFAIGIVVIGYGIGLYVSADLGAGPRDSLMLLVVEKTGWKVQWVRNGMEIIVFFFGWLLGGPVGIGTVIIALGLGSIVGFSLPQSKKLLHFLIARQMTKRDNPLAS
- a CDS encoding DNA alkylation repair protein, translating into MNNEYADKLIALLKDHQNNENREAMEAYMRNQFEFFGIRSPERTVLLRDFLKENGKPPIEELPDIVRSLWSRPQRECQYAALGLIDKQSRYLTKDHLPLLEEMIVTKSWWDTIDHIAPNHVGKIYQKEEDDTYLEKWIQSDNMWLNRIIILYQLKYKDKTDEARLFRYIEMHRQSKEFFIQKAIGWALREYSKTNPESVERFIASEELAPLSIREGLKHVNRKAKVEKTVK
- a CDS encoding MalY/PatB family protein, coding for MNWNDCIERTNTHSVKWSFPKGDVIPMCIADMDFQVSSAIVEAMNKKARHGIYGYTTFSDRYFESIMSWWKRRFHMDIEKEWISFSPGIIPGINVLLSVLTEPGDGVIIQDPVYYPFYSTIENHGCSVVKNTLLYKDGVYSIDFDDLEEKASRSRTKILILCSPHNPVGRVWTDEELLKIGDIAKRHDLWIISDEMHGDLVYEGFEHIPLFKVDESLLKRSIVCAAPSKTFNIAGLQTSILLIPNEEVRERYQDKLTGFGLMRPNVFGIEGTIAAYEEGEPWLNELLMVLEENKQYVHNYLEQHLPELRAIQPQATHLIWIDCSDLDMQGEELCRFFLEKARVKFDEGFKFGASGQSFVRMNIACPKERVDLALRRMHEAILEHRVKSRISK